A window of the Acidithiobacillus thiooxidans ATCC 19377 genome harbors these coding sequences:
- a CDS encoding glycosyltransferase family 2 protein, which yields MFSINNGYIYSLISNNDIYTTDIDTINILEKAINQDNGTAWVAPKIINVSNKTEGPFNKTEISELFFKKGFLLPIWILFLRKKEKRNNDLLVNKYESGIANPYIFGGSFGLFRNSSLFEVGLFDENTFLYSEEQIISERLNYKGFKKKYVPEVSVIHNHHYDKDGLNFRLEFIFLKSRIYYYRKYRNYGWPLIILGAASRIFWLIFYKPIIIMLKRFL from the coding sequence ATGTTTTCTATTAATAATGGCTATATTTATTCTTTAATTTCTAACAATGATATTTATACCACTGATATAGATACCATCAATATACTAGAGAAAGCTATTAACCAAGATAACGGAACCGCATGGGTTGCGCCAAAAATAATCAATGTAAGCAATAAAACTGAAGGCCCATTTAATAAAACAGAAATTTCTGAGCTTTTTTTCAAAAAGGGTTTTTTACTTCCTATCTGGATTTTATTTTTAAGAAAAAAAGAAAAACGGAACAACGACCTGCTTGTAAATAAATACGAATCTGGAATTGCAAATCCCTATATATTTGGCGGATCATTTGGGTTATTCAGAAACTCGTCACTTTTTGAAGTTGGTTTATTCGATGAGAACACTTTTTTATACTCCGAAGAGCAAATTATTAGTGAACGATTGAATTATAAAGGATTTAAAAAGAAATACGTTCCTGAAGTTAGCGTAATTCACAACCATCATTATGACAAAGATGGGCTTAATTTTAGGCTAGAGTTTATTTTTTTGAAATCCAGGATTTACTATTACAGAAAATATAGAAATTATGGCTGGCCTTTAATCATACTAGGAGCAGCATCACGAATTTTCTGGCTAATTTTTTACAAGCCGATTATCATTATGTTAAAAAGATTTTTGTAG
- a CDS encoding NAD(P)/FAD-dependent oxidoreductase, producing the protein MANQHAVIVLGAGIVGVSIALQLQLRGRQTLLLDRQGPGEGTSFGNAGLIQREAVMPHPFPRALAQMLSYARNRSTEAYYRGTMLPRLAIPFMQYWYNSQEERHRAIARHYAALITHCLDDHLALAGLAGATNLFRAGGWLQVHAHAESLDHALQEAAYKAEHFGVTYDALDTAQVAQMEATLRPGLAGGIHWTQPLAVTDPHALTRAYLNYFTQLGGEFRTGNAEKVQKEQAGWRVQSAHGPIEAAELVIALGAWSPDITRALGFHPPLFVKRGYHMHYRQPATPLCHPVLDADQGYVLAPMQRGIRLTTGAEFADRDAPRSAIPLTRAEAQARRLLPSLGERLDPEAWLGSRPCTPDMLPIIGPAPGQKGLWYAFGHCHQGLTLGPTTGRLLAEMMGGETPFTDPEPYRAERFM; encoded by the coding sequence ATGGCCAATCAACACGCTGTCATCGTCCTGGGAGCCGGCATTGTCGGTGTATCTATTGCCCTGCAGTTGCAACTACGCGGTCGGCAAACCCTGCTGCTCGACCGCCAGGGTCCGGGGGAGGGGACATCATTTGGCAACGCCGGCCTGATTCAGCGCGAGGCGGTCATGCCGCACCCCTTTCCGCGTGCCCTGGCGCAGATGCTGAGTTACGCCCGCAATCGCTCGACGGAAGCCTATTATCGCGGCACCATGCTGCCCCGTCTGGCTATTCCCTTTATGCAATACTGGTACAACTCCCAGGAAGAACGGCACCGGGCCATTGCCCGCCACTATGCCGCCCTGATCACCCATTGCCTGGATGATCATCTGGCCCTGGCCGGTCTGGCCGGAGCGACAAACCTGTTTCGTGCCGGTGGCTGGCTGCAGGTTCATGCCCATGCAGAATCCCTGGATCATGCCCTGCAGGAGGCCGCCTACAAGGCTGAGCACTTTGGAGTCACTTATGATGCACTGGATACGGCACAAGTGGCGCAGATGGAAGCGACTTTGCGCCCTGGTCTTGCGGGAGGTATTCACTGGACCCAACCGCTGGCCGTTACCGACCCCCACGCGCTGACACGCGCTTATTTGAATTACTTTACCCAACTGGGCGGCGAGTTCCGCACCGGTAATGCTGAAAAAGTGCAAAAAGAACAAGCGGGATGGCGCGTGCAAAGCGCACACGGTCCCATAGAAGCCGCCGAACTGGTGATTGCCCTGGGAGCCTGGTCGCCGGATATTACCCGCGCCCTGGGTTTTCATCCGCCGCTTTTCGTGAAACGCGGCTACCACATGCATTACCGCCAGCCCGCCACGCCGCTCTGCCACCCGGTTCTGGACGCCGATCAGGGTTATGTACTGGCCCCCATGCAAAGGGGTATTCGCCTGACGACCGGCGCAGAATTCGCCGACCGCGACGCGCCCCGTTCTGCCATTCCCCTGACCCGCGCCGAAGCCCAGGCCCGGCGACTTCTGCCCAGCCTCGGTGAGCGCCTGGACCCGGAAGCCTGGCTGGGCTCACGCCCCTGCACCCCCGACATGCTGCCCATTATCGGTCCCGCCCCCGGCCAGAAAGGCCTCTGGTACGCCTTTGGCCACTGCCACCAGGGCCTGACCCTCGGCCCCACAACCGGACGCCTGCTGGCAGAAATGATGGGCGGTGAAACGCCGTTTACGGATCCGGAGCCTTATCGGGCGGAGCGGTTTATGTAG
- a CDS encoding HTH domain-containing protein, translated as MLLQVAHEKTFFERGKKIARTADAGQPISEEKIISFEDPSDLLHLLTTARLALMQVVLERPLSITEIAERLGRDRSAVKRDIDVLADSGMVIVEEKPLPGHGRKKEVRPAAHSLRLEAVLA; from the coding sequence ATGTTACTGCAGGTAGCCCATGAAAAAACGTTCTTTGAACGCGGCAAGAAAATTGCCCGTACAGCAGATGCCGGACAACCCATTTCCGAAGAAAAAATCATCAGTTTTGAAGACCCCTCAGACTTGCTGCATCTGCTGACTACAGCCCGACTTGCTCTAATGCAAGTGGTTTTGGAAAGACCGCTTTCCATTACCGAGATTGCGGAACGTCTCGGGCGTGATCGTAGTGCTGTGAAGCGGGATATAGACGTGCTGGCGGATTCCGGAATGGTTATTGTCGAGGAAAAACCGTTGCCGGGTCACGGACGAAAAAAAGAAGTGCGGCCTGCTGCGCATTCGCTTCGTCTGGAGGCTGTATTAGCATAA
- a CDS encoding DUF6516 family protein has translation MADKQLVDEVHHIYRKRGNGQLRREVWVDERGEVTRYNLAYINHAICAVDNGRVVGYDNQHGYHHRHYLWDMHPIDFISFEDIEVRFEEDWMALRRQ, from the coding sequence ATGGCTGACAAGCAACTGGTTGATGAGGTTCATCATATTTACAGAAAGCGAGGGAACGGGCAGCTGCGCCGGGAAGTGTGGGTGGATGAAAGGGGCGAAGTAACGCGGTACAACCTAGCCTATATCAATCACGCGATATGCGCAGTGGATAATGGTCGTGTTGTGGGATATGACAACCAGCACGGATACCACCATCGTCATTATTTGTGGGATATGCACCCGATAGATTTTATCAGTTTTGAGGATATCGAAGTACGTTTTGAAGAGGATTGGATGGCCTTAAGGAGGCAATAA
- the lgt gene encoding prolipoprotein diacylglyceryl transferase yields the protein MLHFPDINTVGFPLGPITIHWYGLLEIISFVIATVWLIRRGKMSHWNWRKEQVVDLEFYVAVGAILGGRVGYIIWYNLPYYLSEPLKMLYIWDGGMSFHGGLLGVVLACWAFAKSHQDHSFLPTLDFIAPAVPIGLGLGRLANFINDQLFGRVSHLPWAMVFPAGGPQPRQPSQIYEFLLEGVLLFLILAIYSRKPRPAGSIGGMFVLFYGIFRFVAEFARQPDIQLGFVFGPFTMGQVLSVPMIILGPVIIWWAYKGGFAESPPATKPATSSKTVSEH from the coding sequence ATGCTGCATTTTCCTGATATCAATACCGTTGGTTTTCCCCTGGGTCCAATTACCATTCACTGGTATGGATTGCTTGAAATCATCAGCTTTGTCATTGCGACGGTATGGCTGATTCGGCGCGGCAAAATGTCGCACTGGAACTGGCGCAAGGAGCAGGTCGTCGATCTGGAATTTTATGTGGCAGTCGGGGCCATATTGGGTGGTCGGGTGGGTTACATTATCTGGTATAACCTGCCCTACTATCTCAGTGAACCCCTCAAGATGCTGTATATATGGGATGGTGGCATGTCCTTTCATGGCGGATTGCTGGGCGTGGTGCTGGCCTGCTGGGCGTTTGCCAAGTCTCATCAAGATCACAGTTTTCTGCCCACCCTCGATTTTATTGCGCCGGCCGTACCCATTGGTTTGGGGCTGGGGCGTTTGGCAAATTTCATCAACGATCAGTTGTTTGGCCGGGTCAGTCACCTGCCCTGGGCCATGGTGTTTCCTGCCGGTGGACCGCAACCGCGCCAGCCTTCGCAAATTTACGAATTTCTGCTGGAGGGGGTGTTGTTGTTTCTGATTCTGGCCATTTACAGCCGCAAACCCCGTCCAGCCGGGTCTATTGGCGGGATGTTCGTCCTGTTCTACGGGATTTTCCGTTTTGTGGCTGAGTTTGCCCGCCAACCCGATATTCAGTTGGGTTTTGTGTTTGGCCCGTTCACTATGGGACAGGTCTTGTCCGTACCGATGATTATTCTTGGCCCGGTGATTATCTGGTGGGCGTATAAGGGAGGCTTTGCCGAGTCGCCGCCGGCAACAAAACCTGCAACCTCCAGCAAAACCGTCAGCGAACACTGA
- a CDS encoding UvrD-helicase domain-containing protein translates to MADELNAPQLEAVHHVHGPLLVLAGAGSGKTRVITRKIVHLIRDQQVAPKHICAVTFTNKAAREMKSRVSQSLQGHNSRGLMVSTFHRLGLDILRKDIERLGYRNNFSVIDPGDSLSMVRNLLRDANGPSDLAEAIQARISRFKNDGFLPQEAQGEDRLGEEAAVIYKPYQRALSACNAVDLDDLILLPTRLLQENEEARTAWQDRIRYLLVDEYQDSNGAQYRLIRNLLGVRHNLTAVGDDDQSIYSWRGAAADNLHRLAQDYPALKVIKLEQNYRSTGRILQSANAVIAQNPHLFEKRLWSTLGDGHPIRVLNCADESDEAEQVVNAILRDRFQRQGEYRDYAILYRSNHQSRPFEAALRNARIPYQISGGLSFFERSEIKDFLAYLRLLSNPDDDPAFLRAVNTPRRGIGSSTLEKLGEFAKAQNLSLFAAVWEDGLELPEKGRNALRSFAGWVNLKADEVEKAELMPALQSLPDDIGYLPYLHNEGDEKDAARRWENIQELLAWMQRLQEQVDGPQTLVEILNRLMLFNVLEREEDDDRDVLRLSTLHAAKGLEFPQVFLVGAEEELLPHRNSETPEQIAEERRLFYVGMTRARFRLTLSRCRKRRRYGQDVNPKASRFLQEIPKEHLDWQGADSEAETMDPAVAFARLREMLGKN, encoded by the coding sequence GTGGCTGATGAACTCAATGCACCGCAATTGGAGGCCGTCCACCACGTTCATGGCCCTCTGCTGGTTCTGGCTGGCGCGGGTTCCGGCAAAACCCGGGTCATCACCCGTAAAATTGTGCATCTGATTCGTGATCAACAGGTGGCCCCCAAACATATTTGTGCGGTGACTTTTACCAACAAGGCCGCCCGCGAAATGAAAAGCCGGGTCAGCCAATCCCTGCAGGGGCATAACAGCCGGGGCCTGATGGTATCTACCTTTCATCGTCTGGGCCTGGATATTTTGCGCAAGGACATTGAACGCCTGGGTTATCGCAACAACTTCAGCGTCATTGATCCGGGAGACAGTCTCAGCATGGTGCGCAACCTGCTGCGCGATGCCAATGGTCCCAGTGATCTGGCAGAGGCCATTCAGGCGCGCATTTCGCGCTTTAAAAATGACGGATTTCTGCCCCAGGAGGCCCAGGGGGAAGATCGGCTGGGGGAAGAAGCAGCGGTCATCTACAAGCCCTATCAACGTGCCCTGAGTGCCTGCAATGCGGTGGATCTGGATGATCTGATTCTGCTCCCTACCCGCCTGCTGCAGGAAAACGAGGAAGCCCGCACGGCCTGGCAGGATCGTATCCGTTATTTACTGGTAGACGAGTATCAGGACAGTAATGGTGCCCAGTATCGTCTGATCCGCAATTTGCTGGGCGTGCGTCACAACCTGACCGCTGTAGGGGATGATGATCAGAGTATTTATTCGTGGCGAGGGGCTGCAGCCGACAATTTGCATCGTCTGGCCCAGGATTATCCGGCCCTGAAAGTCATCAAGCTGGAGCAGAATTATCGTTCTACCGGCCGTATTCTCCAGTCCGCCAACGCGGTGATTGCGCAAAATCCCCATCTTTTTGAAAAGCGCCTGTGGAGCACTCTGGGCGATGGACATCCCATCCGGGTGCTGAACTGCGCCGATGAAAGTGATGAAGCCGAACAGGTGGTCAACGCCATTCTCCGTGACCGTTTTCAGCGCCAGGGAGAGTATCGGGATTATGCGATTCTTTATCGCAGTAACCATCAGTCCCGTCCTTTTGAAGCGGCTTTGCGCAATGCCCGCATTCCTTACCAGATTTCCGGCGGGTTGTCGTTTTTTGAGCGCAGCGAAATCAAGGATTTTCTGGCCTATTTGCGTTTACTGAGTAATCCCGATGATGATCCGGCCTTTTTGCGCGCGGTCAACACCCCGCGTCGGGGCATTGGCAGCAGCACCCTCGAAAAGCTCGGCGAGTTTGCCAAGGCCCAGAATTTATCTCTGTTTGCTGCGGTTTGGGAAGATGGGCTGGAACTGCCGGAAAAAGGCCGCAACGCCCTGCGCAGTTTTGCCGGATGGGTCAACCTGAAAGCCGATGAAGTCGAGAAGGCGGAGCTGATGCCGGCCCTGCAGAGCCTGCCCGATGATATTGGCTATTTGCCCTACTTGCATAATGAAGGGGATGAAAAAGATGCAGCCCGGCGCTGGGAGAATATTCAGGAACTACTGGCCTGGATGCAGCGCCTGCAGGAGCAGGTAGATGGCCCGCAAACCCTGGTGGAAATTCTCAACCGGCTAATGCTGTTTAATGTGCTGGAGCGGGAAGAAGACGATGACCGCGATGTGCTGCGCCTTTCGACCCTGCATGCCGCCAAGGGCCTGGAGTTTCCCCAGGTGTTTCTGGTGGGCGCGGAAGAGGAGTTACTGCCGCATCGTAACAGTGAAACCCCGGAACAAATCGCCGAAGAGCGGCGCCTGTTTTATGTGGGAATGACTCGCGCCCGTTTCCGCCTGACCCTTAGCCGCTGCCGCAAACGACGGCGCTATGGTCAGGACGTCAATCCCAAGGCCTCCCGCTTTTTGCAGGAAATCCCCAAGGAACATCTGGACTGGCAGGGTGCAGACAGCGAGGCAGAGACCATGGACCCCGCCGTGGCTTTTGCCCGCCTGCGCGAAATGCTGGGTAAAAACTGA
- the rpsT gene encoding 30S ribosomal protein S20 translates to MANTAQARKRVLQNENHRLRNASMRSRLRTYVKKVLKAVHAGNQEEARVALHAAESVIDKTAGKGIVHPNAAARTKSRLSARVKAMGSVAAH, encoded by the coding sequence TTGGCGAATACAGCTCAGGCGCGCAAGCGCGTGTTACAAAACGAAAACCACCGCTTGCGCAATGCCAGCATGCGTTCACGCCTGCGTACTTACGTGAAGAAGGTGCTCAAGGCCGTCCACGCTGGTAATCAGGAAGAAGCCCGCGTGGCCCTGCATGCCGCAGAATCGGTCATCGACAAGACTGCCGGTAAGGGAATCGTTCATCCTAACGCTGCTGCACGTACCAAGAGCCGTCTTTCTGCACGCGTCAAGGCGATGGGTAGCGTCGCCGCACACTGA
- a CDS encoding CopG family ribbon-helix-helix protein, translated as MPATAAKTVSVKLDNDIRDRIRHLADVRHRTTHWIMRQAIEEYVEREEKREAFRQGTLKAWEEYQETGLHVTGDEVIAWLETWGDDNEQTAPACHK; from the coding sequence ATGCCAGCCACTGCAGCAAAAACCGTATCGGTGAAACTGGATAACGATATACGCGATCGCATCCGGCATCTTGCCGATGTCCGACACCGCACAACGCATTGGATAATGCGACAGGCCATTGAGGAATATGTAGAGCGCGAGGAAAAGCGTGAGGCGTTCCGGCAGGGTACGCTCAAGGCATGGGAGGAATATCAGGAAACCGGCCTGCACGTCACTGGAGACGAAGTAATCGCCTGGCTGGAAACGTGGGGCGACGATAATGAGCAGACTGCACCGGCATGCCACAAGTAA
- a CDS encoding type II toxin-antitoxin system RelE/ParE family toxin, translating to MPQVKFAPAALRDLERLREFLRPKNPVAAKRAAAAIV from the coding sequence ATGCCACAAGTAAAGTTCGCGCCCGCTGCCTTGCGGGACTTGGAGCGGTTGCGTGAATTTTTGCGTCCGAAGAACCCGGTGGCCGCTAAACGGGCTGCTGCAGCCATCGTGTAA
- a CDS encoding type II toxin-antitoxin system RelE/ParE family toxin: MQALGHHPHIGRTVEGLSEEFREWLIEFGDRGYVARYRYDGAALVTILAIWHQKEAGL, translated from the coding sequence CTGCAAGCACTTGGACATCATCCGCATATTGGGCGCACGGTTGAGGGCTTGTCGGAAGAATTCAGGGAATGGCTGATCGAGTTTGGCGACAGAGGATATGTGGCCCGCTATCGCTATGACGGTGCTGCGCTGGTGACGATCCTGGCCATTTGGCACCAGAAGGAGGCCGGGCTTTGA
- a CDS encoding ABC transporter ATP-binding protein — MKPSAPALHIHCQMQQPLALDISLQVQGFTVLLGVSGVGKSSLLKAVAGLLPAQVNPYGDLAVEQRPIAYLPQGYALFPHLRAWENVAFPLSRSAHRHMDALALLQRVGLENLANRFPSELSGGQKQRVALARALARKPQLLLLDEPTSALDMATRDEVLDELVREVHVFGIPVLAVSHDPHLAMLADHMAILRDGRIVQEGAPAEVFARPRHVASARLLGFRNFLSGQIVGSEHNSRLQVAGSGWQMQAGWQAALSVGMPVQLAMRAEDIYLQEDGAAHCCPNPLSVQVKACRKEGLSMRLYLEGPASLEMLLSRQQAEDAQITVGNFLKVCVQPRHVQVMTAE, encoded by the coding sequence TTGAAGCCATCGGCTCCCGCCCTGCACATTCATTGCCAGATGCAGCAGCCTCTTGCCCTGGATATCAGCTTGCAGGTACAAGGCTTCACCGTACTGTTGGGCGTCTCCGGTGTAGGTAAATCATCGCTGCTGAAGGCCGTTGCCGGTTTGCTCCCGGCCCAGGTCAATCCTTACGGAGATCTGGCCGTAGAGCAACGACCCATTGCTTATTTGCCTCAGGGCTATGCACTATTTCCGCACTTGCGGGCCTGGGAAAATGTCGCATTTCCCCTGTCGCGCTCTGCCCATCGCCATATGGATGCCCTGGCCTTGCTCCAACGGGTTGGTCTTGAAAATTTGGCGAATCGTTTTCCGTCTGAACTTTCCGGAGGCCAGAAACAGCGGGTGGCTCTGGCGCGGGCGCTAGCACGAAAACCTCAATTATTATTGCTGGATGAGCCCACTTCAGCGCTGGATATGGCGACTCGGGACGAGGTGCTGGATGAGCTGGTAAGGGAGGTTCACGTATTCGGGATTCCTGTACTGGCGGTCAGTCACGATCCGCATCTGGCGATGCTGGCGGACCATATGGCTATTTTGCGCGATGGCCGCATTGTCCAGGAAGGCGCCCCTGCCGAAGTGTTTGCACGGCCGCGTCATGTTGCTTCAGCCCGATTGCTGGGTTTCCGTAATTTTCTATCGGGTCAGATTGTCGGTTCTGAGCACAACTCCCGCCTGCAGGTAGCGGGCTCCGGATGGCAGATGCAGGCCGGGTGGCAAGCAGCTCTGTCGGTAGGAATGCCCGTACAATTGGCCATGCGCGCAGAAGACATCTACCTGCAAGAGGATGGAGCAGCGCATTGTTGTCCCAATCCCTTGTCGGTGCAGGTCAAAGCTTGCCGAAAGGAAGGTCTGAGCATGCGCCTTTATCTGGAAGGACCCGCCTCACTGGAAATGCTGCTATCCCGCCAGCAGGCCGAAGACGCACAGATCACCGTGGGAAACTTCCTCAAGGTCTGCGTGCAACCCCGGCATGTGCAGGTAATGACGGCAGAATAA
- a CDS encoding ABC transporter permease encodes MQSADHGPGFPAYRMTTGFDRFRWMGPALAGLVFVFLLAPFAALLFATDWPDFHFADGDLGAIRTSLLYSALALIISVLAGTPLAWWLARGQGRGKWFFDALLMLPLLTPPLALGILLSSFYGPYSPVGTLFSHAGIYLTNTAPAFILAQIYGAMPYYIIAARAAFEGVPRELEQISRTLGRNRVQTFWRVTLPLARIGLSAGVALAWVRAMGEFGIVLIVAYFPEGIPVKLWVNLQDIGLSAVYPLLWIFFLVAVPLPLWIGLRARRQTQAMF; translated from the coding sequence TTGCAAAGCGCGGATCATGGCCCAGGCTTTCCAGCCTATCGGATGACAACGGGTTTTGACCGTTTTCGCTGGATGGGGCCTGCTTTGGCTGGCCTGGTATTTGTCTTTTTGCTGGCCCCCTTTGCAGCGCTGCTATTTGCGACGGACTGGCCTGATTTTCATTTTGCCGATGGCGATCTTGGTGCAATCCGGACTTCCTTACTTTACAGTGCGTTGGCCCTGATTATTTCCGTGCTGGCCGGAACGCCGCTGGCCTGGTGGCTGGCGCGCGGGCAGGGCCGTGGCAAGTGGTTTTTTGATGCCCTGCTGATGTTGCCCCTGCTGACGCCACCCCTGGCTCTGGGTATTTTACTGAGCAGTTTTTATGGTCCCTATTCACCCGTGGGTACTTTATTCAGCCATGCCGGCATCTATCTCACCAATACGGCTCCGGCGTTTATCCTCGCCCAGATTTATGGGGCGATGCCTTATTATATCATCGCAGCGCGGGCAGCTTTTGAAGGTGTTCCCCGCGAACTCGAACAAATCAGCAGGACATTGGGGCGCAACCGCGTTCAGACTTTTTGGCGGGTCACCTTACCGTTGGCGCGCATTGGTTTGTCAGCCGGGGTGGCCCTGGCCTGGGTACGGGCCATGGGTGAGTTTGGCATTGTGTTGATTGTGGCTTATTTCCCTGAGGGAATCCCGGTCAAATTGTGGGTCAATTTGCAAGATATTGGTCTCAGTGCAGTTTACCCCTTGCTGTGGATATTTTTTCTGGTGGCTGTCCCCTTGCCACTCTGGATTGGTTTGCGCGCCCGGCGGCAGACGCAGGCCATGTTTTGA
- a CDS encoding DsrE family protein: protein MHWTILLKSDPEAKGNPVLHGLRMAASAVADGVEVSVFLAQEACPLAFLDEQTGAKQLVHQDLIHELQELGAKVYVVGLEWLHQSEKALLNSSIEAASMKTLVRQMKISDQVITL, encoded by the coding sequence ATGCACTGGACCATCCTCCTCAAATCCGACCCCGAAGCAAAGGGTAATCCTGTTCTGCACGGCCTGCGCATGGCGGCGTCGGCTGTGGCGGATGGCGTTGAGGTGAGCGTTTTTCTTGCTCAGGAAGCCTGCCCCCTGGCTTTTCTGGATGAGCAAACCGGGGCAAAACAGTTGGTTCATCAGGATCTTATTCATGAACTTCAGGAACTGGGTGCGAAGGTATATGTGGTCGGCCTGGAATGGCTGCATCAGTCTGAAAAAGCCCTGCTCAACTCCAGCATTGAGGCGGCCAGCATGAAAACCCTGGTCCGCCAGATGAAAATCTCCGATCAGGTCATCACCCTTTAA
- a CDS encoding symmetrical bis(5'-nucleosyl)-tetraphosphatase, whose protein sequence is MGATYALGDLQGCCAPFNELLQKVDFDVQHDHLWLAGDLLNRGPDSRPLLKKLFNWQDRLHIVLGNHDLYALSRWAGIVPAKKSDTLAVLLADKNAGDWLEWLRQQPLLHHDEALGWTMVHAAIHPDWDISSAAEHALQVQEALCGPHWKRFLKSLWAAPAPDRWEGCRNEVDAQRFRVAVFTRARYATADGLFNWPSTLPKDLAHMYAPWHRWFFERQSSGSIICGHWATQGLLVHDRLLALDSGCVWGRQLSAARIDLAEPLIQQINCPAYAQPGN, encoded by the coding sequence ATGGGTGCTACTTACGCTTTAGGAGATCTGCAGGGTTGTTGTGCCCCTTTCAACGAACTACTGCAAAAAGTCGACTTTGATGTGCAGCATGACCACCTCTGGTTGGCAGGTGACCTGCTGAATCGTGGTCCCGATAGTCGTCCATTACTGAAAAAGCTTTTCAACTGGCAGGATCGCCTCCACATTGTGCTGGGTAATCATGATTTATATGCGCTTTCGCGCTGGGCGGGTATTGTTCCTGCCAAAAAAAGTGACACCCTTGCGGTACTGCTCGCTGACAAAAATGCCGGTGACTGGCTGGAATGGCTAAGGCAGCAACCCCTGCTCCATCATGACGAAGCGCTGGGCTGGACGATGGTCCATGCCGCCATCCATCCCGACTGGGACATTTCCAGCGCTGCAGAGCATGCTTTGCAGGTGCAGGAGGCACTATGCGGCCCGCACTGGAAACGCTTTTTGAAATCATTGTGGGCTGCGCCCGCTCCGGATCGCTGGGAAGGTTGCCGCAACGAAGTAGACGCTCAGCGTTTTCGGGTGGCGGTATTTACCCGCGCCCGTTATGCCACCGCAGATGGTCTTTTCAACTGGCCCAGCACCCTACCCAAAGACCTTGCGCATATGTATGCGCCGTGGCATCGATGGTTTTTTGAACGGCAGAGCAGTGGTTCTATTATCTGCGGGCATTGGGCGACTCAGGGTCTGCTGGTGCATGACCGCTTGCTGGCCCTGGACAGCGGCTGTGTCTGGGGTCGGCAGTTGAGCGCAGCGCGCATTGATCTCGCCGAGCCACTGATTCAGCAGATCAATTGCCCCGCCTATGCTCAACCCGGTAACTAA